The following are encoded in a window of Rubinisphaera margarita genomic DNA:
- a CDS encoding class I SAM-dependent methyltransferase — protein sequence MDRVAILYLRTDVTWRVMSEDTFMDQERHHRSTIPLTPPRRREILQRIELWNRTFTMTYFEYRQNIKDIAELNRSHICNIDLVVRNRHSVSHVKTSEAIFIPVDDDDWFRPDIVSTLLHNSNSETDLISWRDAIYCPTRYRKNQNGEREIIFPRGLSEHGFATNAYAITAKGLDRFSPEDQAMMLDRHGTVLKTFRACQPCFSHIILEEPQSITHKSPASITKLQPISSQTELLDQMRTISREDEPESICMPWAKPYIRQAQQLNRELINGLRVNLPETPVQLQRCPAKQQPQGIAPRTRLMNEIIRRKSYRSYLEIGCGNNQHFSNIDAVRKIGVDPRQGGTHRMSSDDFFATNREIFDLVFIDGLHLDEQVTRDIHNSLSVLKSNGLILVHDCLPQSREQQERIRTTGSWMGDVWKAIVRLRQRHDLDVAVLKDCCGIGAILPRSNSNLLETIPELTWDVFVGERDHLLRILNPDEFFQFIQNNEPAATH from the coding sequence ATGGATCGTGTGGCTATTCTCTATTTGCGCACCGATGTGACATGGAGAGTAATGTCAGAAGATACGTTCATGGACCAAGAGAGGCACCATCGGTCGACGATCCCCTTAACGCCACCGAGACGTCGTGAGATTCTTCAGCGTATAGAGCTTTGGAACCGCACATTCACCATGACGTACTTTGAATACCGTCAGAACATCAAAGATATCGCTGAACTGAATCGATCACACATCTGTAATATCGACCTCGTCGTCAGAAATCGCCATAGTGTTTCCCACGTGAAGACCTCTGAGGCAATCTTTATTCCCGTTGATGACGATGACTGGTTTCGACCGGATATCGTCTCCACACTGCTTCACAATAGCAACTCCGAGACAGATCTCATCAGTTGGCGTGATGCTATCTACTGCCCGACCCGGTACAGGAAAAATCAGAACGGAGAACGCGAGATCATTTTTCCACGCGGTCTCAGCGAACATGGTTTTGCAACCAATGCTTATGCAATTACTGCTAAAGGCTTAGATCGATTTTCTCCCGAAGATCAAGCCATGATGCTCGACAGGCATGGCACGGTTCTCAAAACCTTCCGAGCTTGTCAACCTTGCTTTTCACATATCATCCTCGAAGAACCCCAGAGCATTACCCACAAATCTCCAGCCTCCATCACAAAGCTTCAACCTATTTCAAGCCAAACAGAGCTTCTCGACCAAATGAGGACGATTTCAAGAGAAGACGAACCCGAGAGTATTTGCATGCCCTGGGCGAAGCCATATATTCGCCAGGCGCAACAACTGAACCGTGAGCTGATCAACGGATTGCGTGTCAACCTGCCTGAAACTCCTGTTCAACTGCAGCGGTGCCCGGCTAAACAACAGCCTCAGGGAATAGCACCCCGCACACGCTTGATGAACGAAATCATTCGTCGAAAGAGTTATCGATCCTATTTGGAGATTGGGTGCGGCAACAATCAACATTTTTCGAATATTGATGCTGTCCGAAAAATCGGCGTGGATCCGCGGCAAGGGGGTACCCACCGCATGTCTTCTGATGACTTCTTCGCCACAAATCGAGAAATCTTTGATCTCGTGTTTATCGACGGACTGCATCTTGACGAACAAGTAACGCGGGACATCCATAACTCTCTATCTGTTTTGAAATCGAACGGTTTGATCCTGGTTCATGATTGCCTGCCGCAAAGCCGAGAACAACAAGAAAGAATTCGCACTACCGGTTCATGGATGGGGGATGTGTGGAAGGCCATTGTTCGACTTCGCCAACGTCATGATCTGGATGTTGCCGTTCTCAAAGACTGCTGCGGAATCGGCGCCATACTTCCGCGTTCCAACAGTAATCTACTTGAAACCATTCCGGAATTGACTTGGGATGTCTTCGTCGGTGAACGAGACCATCTCTTGCGTATCTTGAACCCAGATGAGTTCTTCCAGTTCATACAGAACAACGAACCAGCAGCGACGCATTAG
- a CDS encoding RHS repeat domain-containing protein, which translates to MNSPFGSGFVIADSPEPEVKWTLVDLTGTNDPDTGDIYLGWDRFGRIKDCRWYNYNTASDVDRIKYGYDRVSNRIWRQNVVAESLDKHFDELYSYDALHRLKDLQRGTLNSQKDGITDKTFAECWSLDPTGNWKKYLQDSNGDGSWDLNQSRTNNEVNEITGIAASVGVDWPSPGYDHNGNMIRIPNAKASGLDWAQFTSDEWKAFTTEEWEGFEATGTYTATYDAWDHLVKIDDQSASVVIQYEFDGARRRCAEQKLEHGVSQSIRHIYYTDPKKWQVAEERIGNSTNAERQFVWGMRYIDDVVVRDRDVGGVNQRLYGLQDANWNTNALCSHDGVIQQRVTYSAYGVPTFLSPMFEESDSPSYEWQYLYAGYRSEVDMMLLYYVRNRSYICSLGVWSSRDDVRYRDSLSLYLYVGDSPLVGVDPSGNELKHKDKCLEKYPYPDAGKAGDGIAECMAENCPQARTSREIRECVNDCLGGASADAIKEWFAELLCCSANSTSPRPDPCGCGLEFNEKTNKCDTPGPCRNPLDDSSGFHGNIDVCQGCCEFLACVDAFQSLGGGWADIMRDVIEGTFNKTRCDTSCI; encoded by the coding sequence GTGAATTCTCCGTTCGGAAGCGGGTTTGTGATCGCTGATTCTCCCGAGCCGGAGGTCAAGTGGACGTTGGTGGATCTTACGGGGACCAATGATCCCGATACGGGTGATATTTACTTGGGATGGGACCGCTTCGGGCGGATCAAAGACTGTCGCTGGTACAATTACAACACAGCAAGTGACGTCGATCGCATCAAGTACGGATATGACCGGGTAAGCAATCGGATATGGCGGCAGAACGTCGTTGCCGAAAGTCTGGATAAGCACTTCGACGAGCTTTACAGCTATGATGCCCTTCATCGCCTGAAGGACCTACAGCGAGGAACTCTGAACTCGCAGAAAGATGGGATTACCGACAAGACATTTGCGGAGTGCTGGTCCCTTGATCCCACAGGTAACTGGAAAAAGTATTTGCAGGACAGCAATGGTGATGGCAGCTGGGATTTGAATCAAAGTAGGACCAACAATGAGGTGAACGAAATCACTGGGATCGCGGCGAGCGTGGGAGTAGACTGGCCGAGTCCAGGTTATGACCACAATGGGAATATGATCAGAATTCCGAATGCCAAAGCGTCCGGTCTCGATTGGGCTCAATTTACTTCTGACGAGTGGAAGGCGTTTACGACGGAAGAGTGGGAAGGGTTTGAGGCGACGGGAACATACACGGCGACCTACGACGCTTGGGATCACTTGGTAAAAATTGACGACCAATCAGCGAGTGTAGTTATTCAGTATGAATTCGATGGCGCTCGGCGAAGGTGCGCTGAGCAGAAGCTGGAGCACGGAGTGTCTCAGTCGATCCGACACATCTATTATACCGATCCCAAGAAGTGGCAGGTTGCAGAGGAGAGGATAGGCAATTCCACGAACGCTGAGAGACAATTTGTCTGGGGCATGAGGTATATAGACGATGTTGTGGTGCGTGATCGAGATGTAGGGGGTGTTAATCAGCGGCTGTATGGTCTGCAAGACGCCAATTGGAACACTAACGCATTGTGTAGCCATGATGGGGTAATACAGCAGCGGGTCACTTACTCTGCATATGGCGTTCCAACCTTCCTGTCGCCGATGTTTGAAGAGTCAGATTCGCCTAGCTATGAGTGGCAATATCTTTACGCGGGGTATAGGTCCGAGGTGGATATGATGTTGTTGTACTACGTAAGAAATCGTTCGTATATTTGTTCTCTGGGGGTGTGGTCGAGTCGAGATGATGTTCGTTATCGAGATTCACTTAGTCTTTATCTGTATGTAGGTGATTCTCCGTTGGTTGGTGTCGACCCGAGCGGTAATGAGTTGAAGCATAAAGACAAATGTCTGGAGAAATATCCTTATCCAGACGCAGGGAAAGCAGGGGACGGTATTGCCGAGTGCATGGCTGAAAATTGCCCTCAAGCCAGAACGTCGAGAGAGATTCGCGAGTGTGTCAACGACTGTCTTGGTGGTGCATCGGCAGATGCGATAAAGGAGTGGTTTGCCGAGCTGTTGTGTTGTTCTGCGAACTCGACATCTCCGAGGCCCGATCCATGCGGTTGCGGTCTGGAGTTCAATGAGAAGACCAATAAATGTGATACTCCGGGGCCATGTAGGAATCCCCTGGACGATTCATCTGGATTTCATGGGAACATTGATGTCTGTCAGGGATGCTGTGAGTTTCTTGCATGTGTGGATGCTTTTCAGTCTCTTGGTGGCGGGTGGGCAGACATTATGCGGGATGTGATTGAGGGGACGTTTAACAAGACGCGTTGCGATACATCATGCATATGA
- a CDS encoding sulfotransferase domain-containing protein: MSQQNALKDGSPRILYHACHHKCGTHWFKRLLQLIALRYDMKFCAAADSIPVYRPLILFDPQSRIGPPVNLEYRGTHMIRDPRDVVISGYFYHLWTNEEWATQPNVAYGGRSYQQMLQSLDQEDGLIEEIKKCRFVFKMMREWDYSNTNLRELKYEEAFNEPESTFTQVFQHYGIGDDELENCLQLSQECSFQAVAKRPPGVVQEQSVTRSGEPGQWTLHFTSRVKDEFRRQTGDLLQVLGYESSADW, from the coding sequence ATGTCCCAGCAAAACGCACTGAAAGACGGGAGCCCCCGCATTCTCTACCATGCCTGCCATCACAAGTGCGGAACGCATTGGTTCAAAAGACTGCTGCAATTGATCGCCCTTCGGTACGATATGAAGTTCTGCGCAGCAGCCGACAGTATACCGGTCTACAGGCCACTGATTCTCTTTGACCCGCAGAGCCGGATCGGCCCTCCTGTTAATCTCGAATACCGCGGAACTCACATGATCCGGGATCCGCGCGACGTAGTCATTTCTGGTTACTTCTATCACCTCTGGACAAACGAGGAGTGGGCGACACAACCTAACGTCGCCTACGGAGGCAGGAGCTATCAGCAGATGCTGCAATCTCTTGATCAAGAGGACGGGTTGATCGAGGAGATCAAGAAGTGTCGCTTCGTATTTAAAATGATGCGAGAGTGGGATTACTCCAACACGAACTTGCGCGAACTCAAATACGAAGAAGCTTTTAATGAGCCCGAGTCAACGTTCACGCAAGTCTTTCAACATTACGGCATCGGGGACGATGAACTCGAGAACTGCCTGCAACTATCACAGGAGTGCAGTTTTCAGGCGGTCGCCAAGAGACCTCCCGGCGTCGTTCAGGAGCAATCTGTAACACGCTCCGGCGAGCCAGGCCAATGGACACTCCACTTCACGTCGAGGGTGAAAGACGAATTCCGTCGCCAAACCGGGGACCTTCTCCAAGTTCTCGGTTACGAATCTAGTGCTGATTGGTGA